The following coding sequences are from one Lolium rigidum isolate FL_2022 chromosome 6, APGP_CSIRO_Lrig_0.1, whole genome shotgun sequence window:
- the LOC124662509 gene encoding transcription initiation factor IIA subunit 2-like: MVALELYRKTTIGVNLTETLDEMVFSGRLAPELAVRVQLQFDESMRDVLEQKLTSRASFKGHLHTYRYCDGVWIFILTDATFRNEEMAQNIGKVKIVACDASLMKPEGPPQQ, encoded by the exons ATGGTCGCCCTGGAGCTGTACCGCAAGACCACCATCGGCGTGAACCTCACGGAGACGCTGGACGAGATGGTCTTCAGCGGCAGGCTCGCCCCCGAGCTCGCCGTCCGGGTCCAGCTGCAGTTCGACGAG TCCATGAGAGACGTGCTGGAGCAAAAGCTGACGAGCAGGGCTTCCTTCAAG GGCCATCTGCACACCTACAGGTACTGCGACGGGGTCTGGATTTTCATCCTGACAGACGCGACGTTCAGGAACGAGGAGATGGCACAGAACATCGGCAAGGTGAAAATCGTGGCCTGCGATGCTAGTTTGATGAAGCCTGAGGGGCCTCCGCAACAGTAG